The Bombus fervidus isolate BK054 chromosome 3, iyBomFerv1, whole genome shotgun sequence genome includes a window with the following:
- the LOC139985887 gene encoding glycerophosphocholine phosphodiesterase GPCPD1 isoform X1, whose product MQRIWFIENKEGVQYKQQEVPRETNFIEVATEHPSDMRESKRDWIFRVQVHKLEKSEVLYVVGNLPELGAWNHNQAIQLSQEYGSRDSPTIFDNSSGEFYNDDIHDNAGDNSFGDVDDEGGQIFSQKVALPIDADVEFRYFVAVICQSNGTKNSAKTLIIRRWETHMIPRFIKKNRFVTASSNFTSETLPDPDKFGYYNGYCKIERGWLTDETVIQFKLFNNPIKLWKNRLQNRKVHIKMTPVNLVRHNSLELQQFGGDCVDDSLSMDTQDVVDQPAFSITEIAAMNDEEARFKIQEQFGRAYNEDEFVIFNVAVRYPETVAYLVDYYVYSSRCFPGEPPSHIGFSYILPSTLQSSVGLLTVPITSTKHRPIGQLTVEYVVIKSIPDYPWDMNISYAKHWEQRWSGLDVGHRGLGTSFQTKNCANVRENTIASLKTASYHGADMVEFDVQLSKDHIPVIYHDFYVSISLKRKKQIEAMDMLEIPVKDLTLEQLHLLKDFYYPWWDSLGKVLYFVDKAEQGVNQLVYHVAEGREKNPKFFDEDLEDHQPFPTLQTVLQELEQHVGCNIEIKWTMQLKDGTFELNHPFDLNLYLDIILKVVLEYGGDRKIVFSSFNPDICAMIRLKQNKYPVVFLTQGITSKYPTYHDPRCQTVPMAVRHALAADILGINVHTEDILRDPSQVKFVKDAGLIIFCWGDDNNDKDTIRHLKKLGLHAVIYDKIDEYNAKEVKESIFLVDARENQKALIALAQCNQSCAPQPQITNSLNTEKEYYMEIDKSRNMITTTSTASSITSFGKNNLGDNIYPMSTIKLPSTCDHQESNEISEMTKDFSVCAKSFGHSVKAKSISDLVCGQTTALPEICGEDESAKDCL is encoded by the exons atgcAGCGGATATGGTTTATAGAGAACAAAGAGGGGGTGCAATACAAGCAGCAAGAGGTACCACGTGAGACTAACTTCATCGAGGTGGCGACTGAACATCCATCAGACATGAGGGAATCTAAAAGGGACTGGATTTTTAGAGTCCAG gtacataaattagaaaaaagtgAAGTCTTATATGTAGTGGGTAATTTGCCTGAACTGGGTGCTTGGAATCACAACCAGGCAATTCAGTTGTCACAAGAATATGGCAGTCGGGATTCTCCAACAATTTTTGATAACAGTAGTGGAGAGTTTTATAATGATGATATACATGACAATGCCGGAGATAACTCATTTGGTGATGTAGATGATGA AGGTGGACAAATATTTTCGCAAAAGGTTGCACTTCCCATCGATGCTGATGTAGAGTTCCGATATTTTGTTGCTGTCATCTGTCAATCTAATGGTACTAAAAATTCGGCCAAAACTCTTATCATTCGTAGATGGGAAACTCATATGATACCACGCTTTATCAAAAAGAACA GATTTGTTACAGCATCAAGCAATTTTACTAGTGAAACATTGCCAGATCCGGATAAGTTCGGTTATTACAACGGTTACTGTAAAATTGAACGGGGCTGGTTGACCGATGAAACTGTGATACAATTTAAGCTTTTTAATAATCCAATTAAATTATGGAAGAATAGGCTACAAAATAGGAAAGTACACATTAAG atgACACCTGTAAATCTAGTTAGGCACAATTCCTTAGAATTGCAACAATTTGGTGGTGATTGTGTAGATGATAGTCTTTCTATGGATACACAAGATGTTGTTGATCAACCTGCCTTTAGTATTACAGAAATTGCG GCAATGAATGATGAAGAAGCTCGTTTCAAGATACAGGAGCAATTTGGTCGAGCTTATAATGAAGACGAATTTGTTATCTTCAATGTCGCGGTTCGATATCCTGAAACTGTC GCATACTTAGTGGACTACTACGTGTACAGCTCAAGGTGTTTTCCAGGAGAACCACCAAGTCATATCGGTTTCAGCTACATCTTGCCTAGCACATTACAGTCCAGTGTTGGGCTTCTAACAGTACCAATTACAAGCACAAAACATAGACCAATTG ggcAACTTACAGTGGAATACGTTGTGATAAAATCAATTCCGGATTACCCATGGgatatgaatatttcatatgcaAAACATTGGGAACAACGGTGGTCTGGCCTGGATGTAGGACACAGGGGATTGGGTACATCCTTTCAAACAAAGAA CTGTGCTAATGTACGTGAAAATACAATAGCTTCTTTAAAGACTGCATCATACCATGGAGCTGATATGGTTGAATTTGACGTCCAACTGTCTAAAGACCATATACCGGTTATTTACCACGATTTCTATGTAtctatttcgttaaaacgcaagAAACAAATAGAAGCTATGGATATGTTGGAAATACCTGTTAAGGACCTTACATTGGAGCAGTTACATCTGTTGAag GATTTTTATTACCCGTGGTGGGACTCGTTGGGTAAGGTGCTGTATTTCGTTGATAAAGCTGAGCAGGGGGTTAACCAACTG GTTTATCATGTGGCTGAAGGTCGAGAAAAGAACCCAAAATTTTTTGATGAGGATTTAGAAGATCACCAGCCTTTTCCGACGCTTCAGACCGTATTACAAGAATTAGAACAACATGTCGGatgtaatattgaaattaaatggaCTATGCAATTGAAg GATGGCACGTTCGAGCTTAACCATCCTTTCGATCTCAATCTATATTTGGATATTATATTGAAAGTCGTACTAGAATATGGAGGAGATAGGAAAATCGTTTTCTCATCATTTAATCCAGATATCTGTGCCATGATCCGTCTTAAACAAAATAAGTATCCGGTAGTATTTTTGACACAAGGCATTACCTCAAAATATCCTACTTATCATGATCCAAGATGTCAAACTGTACCAATGGCTGTTAGACATGCGTTAGCAGCTGATATCTTAGGAATTAATGTCCATACCGAAGATATTCTTAGGGATCCGTCACAAGTTAAATTTGTAAAGGATGCTGGTTTAATCATTTTTTGCTGGGGAGATGACAATAATGATAAAGATACAATTCGACATTTAAAGAAACTTGGTTTACATGCAGTAATTTATGACAA AATTGATGAATACAACGCAAAGGAAGTCAAAGAAAGCATATTTTTGGTTGATGCAAGAGAAAATCAAAAGGCACTAATTGCTTTGGCACAGTGTAATCAAAGTTGTGCACCGCAACCTCAAATTACTAATTCTTTGAATACGGAAAAG gaATACTATATGGAGATTGACAAATCGCGAAATATGATTACAACCACGTCAACTGCATCCTCGATCACATCTTTTGGTAAGAACAATCTTGGTGATAATATATATCCCATGTCAACCATTAAATTACCAAGTACATGTGACCATCAGGAGAGCAATGAGATCAGTGAAATGACAAAAGATTTCAGCGTTTGTGCAAAATCCTTCGGCCACTCGGTAAAAGCTAAAAGTATCTCAGATTTAGTATGTGGCCAAACGACAGCGTTACCAGAAATTTGCGGAGAGGATGAGTCTGCGAAAGACTGTCTTTGA
- the LOC139985887 gene encoding glycerophosphocholine phosphodiesterase GPCPD1 isoform X2: MQRIWFIENKEGVQYKQQEVPRETNFIEVATEHPSDMRESKRDWIFRVQVHKLEKSEVLYVVGNLPELGAWNHNQAIQLSQEYGSRDSPTIFDNSSGEFYNDDIHDNAGDNSFGDVDDEGGQIFSQKVALPIDADVEFRYFVAVICQSNGTKNSAKTLIIRRWETHMIPRFIKKNTSSNFTSETLPDPDKFGYYNGYCKIERGWLTDETVIQFKLFNNPIKLWKNRLQNRKVHIKMTPVNLVRHNSLELQQFGGDCVDDSLSMDTQDVVDQPAFSITEIAAMNDEEARFKIQEQFGRAYNEDEFVIFNVAVRYPETVAYLVDYYVYSSRCFPGEPPSHIGFSYILPSTLQSSVGLLTVPITSTKHRPIGQLTVEYVVIKSIPDYPWDMNISYAKHWEQRWSGLDVGHRGLGTSFQTKNCANVRENTIASLKTASYHGADMVEFDVQLSKDHIPVIYHDFYVSISLKRKKQIEAMDMLEIPVKDLTLEQLHLLKDFYYPWWDSLGKVLYFVDKAEQGVNQLVYHVAEGREKNPKFFDEDLEDHQPFPTLQTVLQELEQHVGCNIEIKWTMQLKDGTFELNHPFDLNLYLDIILKVVLEYGGDRKIVFSSFNPDICAMIRLKQNKYPVVFLTQGITSKYPTYHDPRCQTVPMAVRHALAADILGINVHTEDILRDPSQVKFVKDAGLIIFCWGDDNNDKDTIRHLKKLGLHAVIYDKIDEYNAKEVKESIFLVDARENQKALIALAQCNQSCAPQPQITNSLNTEKEYYMEIDKSRNMITTTSTASSITSFGKNNLGDNIYPMSTIKLPSTCDHQESNEISEMTKDFSVCAKSFGHSVKAKSISDLVCGQTTALPEICGEDESAKDCL, encoded by the exons atgcAGCGGATATGGTTTATAGAGAACAAAGAGGGGGTGCAATACAAGCAGCAAGAGGTACCACGTGAGACTAACTTCATCGAGGTGGCGACTGAACATCCATCAGACATGAGGGAATCTAAAAGGGACTGGATTTTTAGAGTCCAG gtacataaattagaaaaaagtgAAGTCTTATATGTAGTGGGTAATTTGCCTGAACTGGGTGCTTGGAATCACAACCAGGCAATTCAGTTGTCACAAGAATATGGCAGTCGGGATTCTCCAACAATTTTTGATAACAGTAGTGGAGAGTTTTATAATGATGATATACATGACAATGCCGGAGATAACTCATTTGGTGATGTAGATGATGA AGGTGGACAAATATTTTCGCAAAAGGTTGCACTTCCCATCGATGCTGATGTAGAGTTCCGATATTTTGTTGCTGTCATCTGTCAATCTAATGGTACTAAAAATTCGGCCAAAACTCTTATCATTCGTAGATGGGAAACTCATATGATACCACGCTTTATCAAAAAGAACA CATCAAGCAATTTTACTAGTGAAACATTGCCAGATCCGGATAAGTTCGGTTATTACAACGGTTACTGTAAAATTGAACGGGGCTGGTTGACCGATGAAACTGTGATACAATTTAAGCTTTTTAATAATCCAATTAAATTATGGAAGAATAGGCTACAAAATAGGAAAGTACACATTAAG atgACACCTGTAAATCTAGTTAGGCACAATTCCTTAGAATTGCAACAATTTGGTGGTGATTGTGTAGATGATAGTCTTTCTATGGATACACAAGATGTTGTTGATCAACCTGCCTTTAGTATTACAGAAATTGCG GCAATGAATGATGAAGAAGCTCGTTTCAAGATACAGGAGCAATTTGGTCGAGCTTATAATGAAGACGAATTTGTTATCTTCAATGTCGCGGTTCGATATCCTGAAACTGTC GCATACTTAGTGGACTACTACGTGTACAGCTCAAGGTGTTTTCCAGGAGAACCACCAAGTCATATCGGTTTCAGCTACATCTTGCCTAGCACATTACAGTCCAGTGTTGGGCTTCTAACAGTACCAATTACAAGCACAAAACATAGACCAATTG ggcAACTTACAGTGGAATACGTTGTGATAAAATCAATTCCGGATTACCCATGGgatatgaatatttcatatgcaAAACATTGGGAACAACGGTGGTCTGGCCTGGATGTAGGACACAGGGGATTGGGTACATCCTTTCAAACAAAGAA CTGTGCTAATGTACGTGAAAATACAATAGCTTCTTTAAAGACTGCATCATACCATGGAGCTGATATGGTTGAATTTGACGTCCAACTGTCTAAAGACCATATACCGGTTATTTACCACGATTTCTATGTAtctatttcgttaaaacgcaagAAACAAATAGAAGCTATGGATATGTTGGAAATACCTGTTAAGGACCTTACATTGGAGCAGTTACATCTGTTGAag GATTTTTATTACCCGTGGTGGGACTCGTTGGGTAAGGTGCTGTATTTCGTTGATAAAGCTGAGCAGGGGGTTAACCAACTG GTTTATCATGTGGCTGAAGGTCGAGAAAAGAACCCAAAATTTTTTGATGAGGATTTAGAAGATCACCAGCCTTTTCCGACGCTTCAGACCGTATTACAAGAATTAGAACAACATGTCGGatgtaatattgaaattaaatggaCTATGCAATTGAAg GATGGCACGTTCGAGCTTAACCATCCTTTCGATCTCAATCTATATTTGGATATTATATTGAAAGTCGTACTAGAATATGGAGGAGATAGGAAAATCGTTTTCTCATCATTTAATCCAGATATCTGTGCCATGATCCGTCTTAAACAAAATAAGTATCCGGTAGTATTTTTGACACAAGGCATTACCTCAAAATATCCTACTTATCATGATCCAAGATGTCAAACTGTACCAATGGCTGTTAGACATGCGTTAGCAGCTGATATCTTAGGAATTAATGTCCATACCGAAGATATTCTTAGGGATCCGTCACAAGTTAAATTTGTAAAGGATGCTGGTTTAATCATTTTTTGCTGGGGAGATGACAATAATGATAAAGATACAATTCGACATTTAAAGAAACTTGGTTTACATGCAGTAATTTATGACAA AATTGATGAATACAACGCAAAGGAAGTCAAAGAAAGCATATTTTTGGTTGATGCAAGAGAAAATCAAAAGGCACTAATTGCTTTGGCACAGTGTAATCAAAGTTGTGCACCGCAACCTCAAATTACTAATTCTTTGAATACGGAAAAG gaATACTATATGGAGATTGACAAATCGCGAAATATGATTACAACCACGTCAACTGCATCCTCGATCACATCTTTTGGTAAGAACAATCTTGGTGATAATATATATCCCATGTCAACCATTAAATTACCAAGTACATGTGACCATCAGGAGAGCAATGAGATCAGTGAAATGACAAAAGATTTCAGCGTTTGTGCAAAATCCTTCGGCCACTCGGTAAAAGCTAAAAGTATCTCAGATTTAGTATGTGGCCAAACGACAGCGTTACCAGAAATTTGCGGAGAGGATGAGTCTGCGAAAGACTGTCTTTGA
- the LOC139985887 gene encoding glycerophosphocholine phosphodiesterase GPCPD1 isoform X7, translating into MQRIWFIENKEGVQYKQQEVPRETNFIEVATEHPSDMRESKRDWIFRVQVHKLEKSEVLYVVGNLPELGAWNHNQAIQLSQEYGSRDSPTIFDNSSGEFYNDDIHDNAGDNSFGDVDDEGGQIFSQKVALPIDADVEFRYFVAVICQSNGTKNSAKTLIIRRWETHMIPRFIKKNRFVTASSNFTSETLPDPDKFGYYNGYCKIERGWLTDETVIQFKLFNNPIKLWKNRLQNRKVHIKMTPVNLVRHNSLELQQFGGDCVDDSLSMDTQDVVDQPAFSITEIAAMNDEEARFKIQEQFGRAYNEDEFVIFNVAVRYPETVAYLVDYYVYSSRCFPGEPPSHIGFSYILPSTLQSSVGLLTVPITSTKHRPIGQLTVEYVVIKSIPDYPWDMNISYAKHWEQRWSGLDVGHRGLGTSFQTKNCANVRENTIASLKTASYHGADMVEFDVQLSKDHIPVIYHDFYVSISLKRKKQIEAMDMLEIPVKDLTLEQLHLLKDFYYPWWDSLGKVLYFVDKAEQGVNQLVYHVAEGREKNPKFFDEDLEDHQPFPTLQTVLQELEQHVGCNIEIKWTMQLKDGTFELNHPFDLNLYLDIILKVVLEYGGDRKIVFSSFNPDICAMIRLKQNKYPVVFLTQGITSKYPTYHDPRCQTVPMAVRHALAADILGINVHTEDILRDPSQVKFVKDAGLIIFCWGDDNNDKDTIRHLKKLGLHAVIYDKIDEYNAKEVKESIFLVDARENQKALIALAQCNQSCAPQPQITNSLNTEKEYYMEIDKSRNMITTTSTASSITSFGEQ; encoded by the exons atgcAGCGGATATGGTTTATAGAGAACAAAGAGGGGGTGCAATACAAGCAGCAAGAGGTACCACGTGAGACTAACTTCATCGAGGTGGCGACTGAACATCCATCAGACATGAGGGAATCTAAAAGGGACTGGATTTTTAGAGTCCAG gtacataaattagaaaaaagtgAAGTCTTATATGTAGTGGGTAATTTGCCTGAACTGGGTGCTTGGAATCACAACCAGGCAATTCAGTTGTCACAAGAATATGGCAGTCGGGATTCTCCAACAATTTTTGATAACAGTAGTGGAGAGTTTTATAATGATGATATACATGACAATGCCGGAGATAACTCATTTGGTGATGTAGATGATGA AGGTGGACAAATATTTTCGCAAAAGGTTGCACTTCCCATCGATGCTGATGTAGAGTTCCGATATTTTGTTGCTGTCATCTGTCAATCTAATGGTACTAAAAATTCGGCCAAAACTCTTATCATTCGTAGATGGGAAACTCATATGATACCACGCTTTATCAAAAAGAACA GATTTGTTACAGCATCAAGCAATTTTACTAGTGAAACATTGCCAGATCCGGATAAGTTCGGTTATTACAACGGTTACTGTAAAATTGAACGGGGCTGGTTGACCGATGAAACTGTGATACAATTTAAGCTTTTTAATAATCCAATTAAATTATGGAAGAATAGGCTACAAAATAGGAAAGTACACATTAAG atgACACCTGTAAATCTAGTTAGGCACAATTCCTTAGAATTGCAACAATTTGGTGGTGATTGTGTAGATGATAGTCTTTCTATGGATACACAAGATGTTGTTGATCAACCTGCCTTTAGTATTACAGAAATTGCG GCAATGAATGATGAAGAAGCTCGTTTCAAGATACAGGAGCAATTTGGTCGAGCTTATAATGAAGACGAATTTGTTATCTTCAATGTCGCGGTTCGATATCCTGAAACTGTC GCATACTTAGTGGACTACTACGTGTACAGCTCAAGGTGTTTTCCAGGAGAACCACCAAGTCATATCGGTTTCAGCTACATCTTGCCTAGCACATTACAGTCCAGTGTTGGGCTTCTAACAGTACCAATTACAAGCACAAAACATAGACCAATTG ggcAACTTACAGTGGAATACGTTGTGATAAAATCAATTCCGGATTACCCATGGgatatgaatatttcatatgcaAAACATTGGGAACAACGGTGGTCTGGCCTGGATGTAGGACACAGGGGATTGGGTACATCCTTTCAAACAAAGAA CTGTGCTAATGTACGTGAAAATACAATAGCTTCTTTAAAGACTGCATCATACCATGGAGCTGATATGGTTGAATTTGACGTCCAACTGTCTAAAGACCATATACCGGTTATTTACCACGATTTCTATGTAtctatttcgttaaaacgcaagAAACAAATAGAAGCTATGGATATGTTGGAAATACCTGTTAAGGACCTTACATTGGAGCAGTTACATCTGTTGAag GATTTTTATTACCCGTGGTGGGACTCGTTGGGTAAGGTGCTGTATTTCGTTGATAAAGCTGAGCAGGGGGTTAACCAACTG GTTTATCATGTGGCTGAAGGTCGAGAAAAGAACCCAAAATTTTTTGATGAGGATTTAGAAGATCACCAGCCTTTTCCGACGCTTCAGACCGTATTACAAGAATTAGAACAACATGTCGGatgtaatattgaaattaaatggaCTATGCAATTGAAg GATGGCACGTTCGAGCTTAACCATCCTTTCGATCTCAATCTATATTTGGATATTATATTGAAAGTCGTACTAGAATATGGAGGAGATAGGAAAATCGTTTTCTCATCATTTAATCCAGATATCTGTGCCATGATCCGTCTTAAACAAAATAAGTATCCGGTAGTATTTTTGACACAAGGCATTACCTCAAAATATCCTACTTATCATGATCCAAGATGTCAAACTGTACCAATGGCTGTTAGACATGCGTTAGCAGCTGATATCTTAGGAATTAATGTCCATACCGAAGATATTCTTAGGGATCCGTCACAAGTTAAATTTGTAAAGGATGCTGGTTTAATCATTTTTTGCTGGGGAGATGACAATAATGATAAAGATACAATTCGACATTTAAAGAAACTTGGTTTACATGCAGTAATTTATGACAA AATTGATGAATACAACGCAAAGGAAGTCAAAGAAAGCATATTTTTGGTTGATGCAAGAGAAAATCAAAAGGCACTAATTGCTTTGGCACAGTGTAATCAAAGTTGTGCACCGCAACCTCAAATTACTAATTCTTTGAATACGGAAAAG gaATACTATATGGAGATTGACAAATCGCGAAATATGATTACAACCACGTCAACTGCATCCTCGATCACATCTTTTG GAGAGCAATGA
- the LOC139985887 gene encoding glycerophosphocholine phosphodiesterase GPCPD1 isoform X3, giving the protein MQRIWFIENKEGVQYKQQEVPRETNFIEVATEHPSDMRESKRDWIFRVQVHKLEKSEVLYVVGNLPELGAWNHNQAIQLSQEYGSRDSPTIFDNSSGEFYNDDIHDNAGDNSFGDVDDEGGQIFSQKVALPIDADVEFRYFVAVICQSNGTKNSAKTLIIRRWETHMIPRFIKKNRFVTASSNFTSETLPDPDKFGYYNGYCKIERGWLTDETVIQFKLFNNPIKLWKNRLQNRKVHIKMTPVNLVRHNSLELQQFGGDCVDDSLSMDTQDVVDQPAFSITEIAAMNDEEARFKIQEQFGRAYNEDEFVIFNVAVRYPETVAYLVDYYVYSSRCFPGEPPSHIGFSYILPSTLQSSVGLLTVPITSTKHRPIGQLTVEYVVIKSIPDYPWDMNISYAKHWEQRWSGLDVGHRGLGTSFQTKNCANVRENTIASLKTASYHGADMVEFDVQLSKDHIPVIYHDFYVSISLKRKKQIEAMDMLEIPVKDLTLEQLHLLKVYHVAEGREKNPKFFDEDLEDHQPFPTLQTVLQELEQHVGCNIEIKWTMQLKDGTFELNHPFDLNLYLDIILKVVLEYGGDRKIVFSSFNPDICAMIRLKQNKYPVVFLTQGITSKYPTYHDPRCQTVPMAVRHALAADILGINVHTEDILRDPSQVKFVKDAGLIIFCWGDDNNDKDTIRHLKKLGLHAVIYDKIDEYNAKEVKESIFLVDARENQKALIALAQCNQSCAPQPQITNSLNTEKEYYMEIDKSRNMITTTSTASSITSFGKNNLGDNIYPMSTIKLPSTCDHQESNEISEMTKDFSVCAKSFGHSVKAKSISDLVCGQTTALPEICGEDESAKDCL; this is encoded by the exons atgcAGCGGATATGGTTTATAGAGAACAAAGAGGGGGTGCAATACAAGCAGCAAGAGGTACCACGTGAGACTAACTTCATCGAGGTGGCGACTGAACATCCATCAGACATGAGGGAATCTAAAAGGGACTGGATTTTTAGAGTCCAG gtacataaattagaaaaaagtgAAGTCTTATATGTAGTGGGTAATTTGCCTGAACTGGGTGCTTGGAATCACAACCAGGCAATTCAGTTGTCACAAGAATATGGCAGTCGGGATTCTCCAACAATTTTTGATAACAGTAGTGGAGAGTTTTATAATGATGATATACATGACAATGCCGGAGATAACTCATTTGGTGATGTAGATGATGA AGGTGGACAAATATTTTCGCAAAAGGTTGCACTTCCCATCGATGCTGATGTAGAGTTCCGATATTTTGTTGCTGTCATCTGTCAATCTAATGGTACTAAAAATTCGGCCAAAACTCTTATCATTCGTAGATGGGAAACTCATATGATACCACGCTTTATCAAAAAGAACA GATTTGTTACAGCATCAAGCAATTTTACTAGTGAAACATTGCCAGATCCGGATAAGTTCGGTTATTACAACGGTTACTGTAAAATTGAACGGGGCTGGTTGACCGATGAAACTGTGATACAATTTAAGCTTTTTAATAATCCAATTAAATTATGGAAGAATAGGCTACAAAATAGGAAAGTACACATTAAG atgACACCTGTAAATCTAGTTAGGCACAATTCCTTAGAATTGCAACAATTTGGTGGTGATTGTGTAGATGATAGTCTTTCTATGGATACACAAGATGTTGTTGATCAACCTGCCTTTAGTATTACAGAAATTGCG GCAATGAATGATGAAGAAGCTCGTTTCAAGATACAGGAGCAATTTGGTCGAGCTTATAATGAAGACGAATTTGTTATCTTCAATGTCGCGGTTCGATATCCTGAAACTGTC GCATACTTAGTGGACTACTACGTGTACAGCTCAAGGTGTTTTCCAGGAGAACCACCAAGTCATATCGGTTTCAGCTACATCTTGCCTAGCACATTACAGTCCAGTGTTGGGCTTCTAACAGTACCAATTACAAGCACAAAACATAGACCAATTG ggcAACTTACAGTGGAATACGTTGTGATAAAATCAATTCCGGATTACCCATGGgatatgaatatttcatatgcaAAACATTGGGAACAACGGTGGTCTGGCCTGGATGTAGGACACAGGGGATTGGGTACATCCTTTCAAACAAAGAA CTGTGCTAATGTACGTGAAAATACAATAGCTTCTTTAAAGACTGCATCATACCATGGAGCTGATATGGTTGAATTTGACGTCCAACTGTCTAAAGACCATATACCGGTTATTTACCACGATTTCTATGTAtctatttcgttaaaacgcaagAAACAAATAGAAGCTATGGATATGTTGGAAATACCTGTTAAGGACCTTACATTGGAGCAGTTACATCTGTTGAag GTTTATCATGTGGCTGAAGGTCGAGAAAAGAACCCAAAATTTTTTGATGAGGATTTAGAAGATCACCAGCCTTTTCCGACGCTTCAGACCGTATTACAAGAATTAGAACAACATGTCGGatgtaatattgaaattaaatggaCTATGCAATTGAAg GATGGCACGTTCGAGCTTAACCATCCTTTCGATCTCAATCTATATTTGGATATTATATTGAAAGTCGTACTAGAATATGGAGGAGATAGGAAAATCGTTTTCTCATCATTTAATCCAGATATCTGTGCCATGATCCGTCTTAAACAAAATAAGTATCCGGTAGTATTTTTGACACAAGGCATTACCTCAAAATATCCTACTTATCATGATCCAAGATGTCAAACTGTACCAATGGCTGTTAGACATGCGTTAGCAGCTGATATCTTAGGAATTAATGTCCATACCGAAGATATTCTTAGGGATCCGTCACAAGTTAAATTTGTAAAGGATGCTGGTTTAATCATTTTTTGCTGGGGAGATGACAATAATGATAAAGATACAATTCGACATTTAAAGAAACTTGGTTTACATGCAGTAATTTATGACAA AATTGATGAATACAACGCAAAGGAAGTCAAAGAAAGCATATTTTTGGTTGATGCAAGAGAAAATCAAAAGGCACTAATTGCTTTGGCACAGTGTAATCAAAGTTGTGCACCGCAACCTCAAATTACTAATTCTTTGAATACGGAAAAG gaATACTATATGGAGATTGACAAATCGCGAAATATGATTACAACCACGTCAACTGCATCCTCGATCACATCTTTTGGTAAGAACAATCTTGGTGATAATATATATCCCATGTCAACCATTAAATTACCAAGTACATGTGACCATCAGGAGAGCAATGAGATCAGTGAAATGACAAAAGATTTCAGCGTTTGTGCAAAATCCTTCGGCCACTCGGTAAAAGCTAAAAGTATCTCAGATTTAGTATGTGGCCAAACGACAGCGTTACCAGAAATTTGCGGAGAGGATGAGTCTGCGAAAGACTGTCTTTGA